One genomic segment of Mycolicibacterium neworleansense includes these proteins:
- a CDS encoding TlpA family protein disulfide reductase: MTRSARWTVAVLVVLVALGTAFWMELRDEPAPQAGPAQSTSRDHRDADTPEALAGPRARADLPPCPAPGKGPGSEALRGITLDCAGDGKPVDVASALAGRTVVLNLWAYWCGPCADELPAMAEYQRRVGDDVLVVTVHQDENETAALVRLAELGVRLPTLQDGRRLVAAALKVPNVMPATVVLRPDGSVAGTLPRSFVSADEIAAAVDEKIRSSR, from the coding sequence ATGACTAGATCGGCCCGCTGGACCGTGGCGGTCCTGGTGGTCCTGGTGGCGCTGGGCACCGCGTTCTGGATGGAGCTGCGCGACGAGCCCGCCCCGCAGGCCGGGCCGGCGCAGTCCACCTCCCGCGATCACCGTGACGCCGACACCCCCGAGGCGCTCGCCGGCCCCCGTGCCCGTGCGGATCTGCCGCCGTGCCCAGCCCCCGGGAAGGGGCCGGGATCCGAAGCGTTGCGCGGCATCACCCTGGACTGCGCCGGAGACGGGAAACCTGTCGACGTGGCGTCCGCGCTCGCGGGCCGGACCGTGGTGCTCAACCTGTGGGCTTACTGGTGCGGTCCATGCGCTGACGAGCTGCCCGCGATGGCCGAATACCAGCGCCGGGTCGGCGACGATGTGCTGGTGGTGACCGTGCACCAGGACGAGAACGAGACCGCGGCGTTGGTGCGCCTGGCCGAACTGGGGGTCCGGTTGCCGACGCTGCAGGACGGCCGGCGACTGGTCGCGGCCGCGCTCAAGGTGCCCAACGTCATGCCTGCGACGGTGGTACTGCGCCCGGACGGTAGCGTGGCCGGGACCCTGCCCCGCTCCTTCGTCAGCGCCGACGAGATCGCGGCGGCGGTCGACGAGAAGATCCGCTCTAGCCGATAG
- the nth gene encoding endonuclease III, translating to MTASAAPTGKTRRSKKWDTETHLGLVRRARRMNRELARAFPHVYCELDFTNPLELAVATILSAQSTDKRVNLTTPALFLKYRTALDYAQADRTEMEELIRPTGFYRNKANSLIRLGQELVARFDGEVPDNIEDLVTLPGVGRKTANVILGNAFDIPGITVDTHFGRLVRRWRWTAEEDPVKVEFAIGELIERKEWTLLSHRVIFHGRRVCHARKPACGVCVLAKDCPSFGLGPTDPETAAALVKGPETEHLLALAGL from the coding sequence GTGACTGCGTCTGCCGCCCCAACTGGGAAAACGCGCCGGTCCAAGAAGTGGGACACCGAAACCCACCTGGGCCTGGTTCGCCGGGCCCGACGGATGAATCGTGAACTGGCCCGGGCATTTCCACATGTCTACTGCGAGCTGGATTTCACCAATCCGCTGGAGCTGGCGGTGGCGACCATTCTTTCGGCGCAGAGCACCGACAAACGGGTGAACCTGACGACGCCGGCGTTGTTCCTCAAATACCGCACCGCGCTGGACTACGCGCAGGCCGATCGCACCGAGATGGAGGAGCTGATCCGGCCGACGGGCTTCTACCGGAACAAGGCCAACTCACTGATCCGGCTGGGCCAGGAGCTGGTGGCCCGGTTCGACGGCGAGGTGCCCGACAACATCGAAGACCTGGTGACCCTGCCCGGGGTGGGCCGCAAGACCGCCAACGTCATCTTGGGTAACGCCTTCGACATCCCCGGCATCACCGTCGATACGCACTTCGGGCGGCTCGTGCGGCGCTGGCGCTGGACCGCCGAGGAAGATCCGGTCAAGGTCGAGTTCGCGATCGGCGAGCTCATCGAACGCAAGGAATGGACCTTGCTCAGTCACCGGGTGATCTTCCACGGCCGCCGGGTCTGCCATGCCCGCAAGCCCGCGTGCGGCGTGTGCGTCCTGGCGAAGGACTGCCCGTCGTTCGGGCTCGGCCCGACCGACCCGGAAACGGCTGCCGCGCTGGTCAAAGGTCCCGAGACCGAGCATCTGCTGGCGCTGGCCGGGCTGTGA
- the crp gene encoding cAMP-activated global transcriptional regulator CRP: MDEILARAGIFQGVEPTAVSALTKQLQPVDFPRGHTVFAEGEPGDRLYIIISGKVKIGRRSPDGRENLLTIMGPSDMFGELSIFDPGPRTSSATTITEVRAVSMDRDALRAWIADRPEIAEQLLRVLARRLRRTNNNLADLIFTDVPGRVAKQLLQLAQRFGTQEGGALRVTHDLTQEEIAQLVGASRETVNKALADFAHRGWIRLEGKSVLISDSERLARRAR; the protein is encoded by the coding sequence GTGGACGAGATCCTGGCCAGGGCCGGAATCTTCCAGGGCGTCGAACCGACCGCCGTTTCGGCGCTGACGAAGCAGTTGCAGCCCGTCGACTTCCCGCGCGGGCATACAGTCTTCGCCGAGGGCGAGCCCGGCGACCGCCTGTACATCATCATTTCCGGCAAGGTCAAGATCGGCCGCCGTTCGCCGGACGGCCGCGAGAACCTGCTGACCATCATGGGTCCGTCGGACATGTTCGGTGAACTGTCGATCTTCGACCCGGGGCCCCGCACCTCGAGCGCCACCACCATCACCGAGGTGCGCGCCGTGTCGATGGACCGTGACGCGCTGCGCGCGTGGATCGCCGACCGTCCCGAGATCGCCGAGCAGCTGCTGCGCGTTCTCGCCCGTCGTCTGCGTCGGACCAACAACAACCTGGCCGACCTGATCTTCACCGACGTGCCCGGCCGGGTGGCCAAGCAGCTGCTTCAGCTGGCCCAGCGGTTCGGAACGCAGGAGGGCGGGGCGCTGCGCGTCACGCACGACCTCACGCAGGAAGAGATCGCCCAGCTCGTCGGTGCGTCCCGCGAGACCGTCAACAAGGCACTGGCCGATTTCGCCCACCGCGGCTGGATCCGGCTGGAGGGCAAGAGCGTTCTGATCAGCGACAGCGAGCGGCTGGCACGGCGAGCGCGCTAG